The DNA sequence TTCCTTAAGGGAAGGTGATTATCTCTGAAGACCCTGTACTAGTTTTTTTGGCACTGCTACCTGTTGATAGTTCGTTTGATAATGCTATTTGCTCGTAGTCTTCCTTGGCAGGGACTAAAAGCAGGAACTAAGAAACAGAAATATGAAAAAATTAGTGAGAAAAAGGTTTCTACTTCAATTGAGGTATGATGTTTGCGGATATTTTGGTTGTATGCAATTCAGGCCTTTTGTTTATCATCTTCTGACTGGTCAATTTAATGTTTTATCAGGCCTTGTGTCGTGGTTATCCAACAGAGTTTGCATCATATTTCCATTACTGTCGCTCACTGCGATTCGATGATAAGCCAGACTATGTTTATCTGAAAAAGATATTCCGTGATGTCTTCATTCGTGAAGGTTTGAAATCTATTTGCTACAGTATGCGTTTCTGGTCTCATCTTATGCTTTTGTGCTAAAGTCATATTTTGACGCTTCCTGTATCCCTTGTGTGCGCTACAGGTTTCCAGTTTGATTATGTTTTTGACTGGACAATTTTGAAGTATCAGCAATCACAGCTGGCTACACCTCCCACCCGTGCCCTTGTAATTTCTATGTTAAACTGATTTTGTTTCTTATGGTGTACGGATGGATTCGTATTGACATCTTGTTTCATTTAGGGTGCTGGAACTAGTTCTGGAATGCCGCATGCTCCTGCCATTGTGGACAGGCAGACTGGTAGTTTTTAGCATTGTTTCAGATGAATTTTAACATTATTCTAGGAGATTATCCcatgctttcttcttcttattttaaGTTGTAAATGTAACTCATTCCTTCAACTACATTTGCTTTCTGGCTTGCAGGTGAGGAAGATGGGCGGATAGCCGGTTTATCCTCACTGGATGCCTCTCGGCGGAGAATACCGGGACCAGCTCTGAATTCTGCGAGTGTGTCAAGGCAGAGAAATTCAATTGCTATGGATTCTGCGATAACTAGAGAGAATAATCTGGTGGGTTGATttaaattgcagtattcttaaTGTAGAATCTTTTCTTGTCCTATTTTTGGGGGTCTCAAATGGGTGTGGAAACGCCTGATATGTTTCTATAGGCAGTAATGCTAAGCTCATAGTGGTTAGTGGCTTTTCTTGCCGCATTATCATGGTGGAATACCAGCATTTGATTCAGTGCCTCTGTTACACACATTCCCGACTCTcaaatcttcttcctctttgaCACACTTGTTAGACAATAAATAATTGCATTGCCTTTTATATACAATCTTATGGGCATGCTTTGCAACTTGCAGTTATCAAATCCCAATATGTTGGGCCGATCTAGTGGATCATCAAGGAGACCTGCTGTTTCCAGCAGTCGTGAGGGATTTGGAAGGAGCGAGTCTGAACACCGTGTTCGCACAACCGATGCTAGTCCTGGAACAGGCCACAGAATTTCGAGTGGCCAAAGAAGTTCACCGGTTGAGTCATCGGACCCTACTCGTACCGGAAGACATAGCTCACAAATTAGAAACTATGAAACTGCCATTAGAGGCCTTGAAGGCCTGCAGTTAGACCATGAGGAGAGGATCCATTACTAGATGGTGCTGACTTCTGCTGGTTGCTGTAAATCTCTTAATTTGATTGTATGCTTTCTTCAGAATAGgttttcgaaaaagaaaaaatatatatatcgaaggtgagagagtctgagaggtgATTTTTACTTGAACTCAGTTACCCATGGAAGAGAGCTGAAAGTGTTTGTTGATTCAACTTGTGCTTTAACACGTTGATCCATTTGCGTGATAAACAatgtaaattttctttttccaaaagaaaataacaaaaattgtTAAGAGATGGGTGCCTGTTTTGCCCCAGATTTAAAGCAACATGTTACTCTATTCTATACTCGTCATTTTTACTTCTAAATTTGCTACCGGCTCTgtatgagaaaaatgaaaatggcaTTGGCATAAGGTTATGCACTAGTGCTCTAACCTGGTTCAGTCTTCCTTTAAGTTTCCACGGTCAATATGGAAGAAAATCTTATGAGCTAGACCTACTAACCAACCCATTGCAGTTCCCATCAGTGTACTAACCATTTGGAATTGGCCATGCGTTATCTCTGACTGACAATTCTTCAACTTTgcttctgattttgaattttgaaatccCTACTTTCATTATCCTCAAGCTTTGATCTTTACCACCATACCACTCTTCCCCATCTGC is a window from the Rosa chinensis cultivar Old Blush chromosome 2, RchiOBHm-V2, whole genome shotgun sequence genome containing:
- the LOC112187754 gene encoding casein kinase 1-like protein 1 gives rise to the protein MEPRVGNKFRLGRKIGSGSFGEIYLGTNIQTNEEVAIKLENVKTKHPQLLYESKLYRILQGGTGIPNVRWFGVEGDYNVLVMDLLGPSLEDLFNFCSRKLSLKTVLMLADQMINRVEFVHSKSFLHRDIKPDNFLMGLGRRANQVYMIDFGLAKKYRDSTTRQHIPYRENKNLTGTARYASMNTHLGIEQSRRDDLESLGYVLMYFLKGSLPWQGLKAGTKKQKYEKISEKKVSTSIEALCRGYPTEFASYFHYCRSLRFDDKPDYVYLKKIFRDVFIREGFQFDYVFDWTILKYQQSQLATPPTRALGAGTSSGMPHAPAIVDRQTGEEDGRIAGLSSLDASRRRIPGPALNSASVSRQRNSIAMDSAITRENNLLSNPNMLGRSSGSSRRPAVSSSREGFGRSESEHRVRTTDASPGTGHRISSGQRSSPVESSDPTRTGRHSSQIRNYETAIRGLEGLQLDHEERIHY